One window of Triplophysa rosa linkage group LG8, Trosa_1v2, whole genome shotgun sequence genomic DNA carries:
- the LOC130558108 gene encoding uncharacterized protein LOC130558108 — protein sequence MISRTTLNLVLLAMLAVLAESSWGNGKGNSYNYDLSKMSDLRKLYNSKVFKAERMTRPLEGLSFQHGIISHSGVRATLEDGTKWLVHKGDGYGISSQTVVVDARHMSTNWKIVETKNFGGSKTVSDFVKAGGTDYKLIFDNCHDASGRMMKD from the exons ATGATCTCCAGGACTACACTGAACCTGGTTCTCCTGGCCATGTTGGCTGTGCTGGCTGAATCCTCATGGGGCAATG GTAAAGGAAATTCATATAATTATGACCTCTCCAAAATGTCGGATCTGAGGAAGTTGTACAACTCCAAAGTATTCAAGGCAGAAAGGATGACCAGACCTCTAGAGGGTTTGTCTTTTCAGCATGGCATAATCAGCCACTCAGGAGTCAG AGCTACTCTTGAAGATGGCACAAAATGGCTGGTTCATAAAGGGGACGGCTATGGCATCTCATCTCAAACTGTTGTTGTGGATGCCCGTCACATGAGCACAAACTGGAAG ATTGTTGAGACGAAAAATTTTGGTGGGAGCAAGACAGTGTCAGATTTTGTGAAGGCTGGAGGAACGGACTACAAACTCATCTTTGATAACTGCCATGATGCATCTGGCCGGATGATGAAAGATTGA